The Deinococcus deserti VCD115 region AAAAGGCTTCGGATTCATTGAAACGCCCGGAGGTCCCGATGTCTTCGCGCACTTCAGCGCGATCTCGGGGAGCGGCTTCAAGAAGCTGAACGAGGGTGACGAGGTGGAGTTCGAGCTTGAGGAGGGCCAGCGGGGCAAGGGTCCGCAAGCCAAGAACATCGTCGTGACGAGGGCCGCGCCAGCCGCTGCCTACGGCGACCGTCCCCAACGCCGCGACGACCGCTGGTAAGCCCGAGCGTGAACAAGAGAGCCGATTCAGGCTCTCTTGTTGTCTGCTCTTCCTACAACCGGAGGGTCACCTGAACTCCATCCCTTCGCAAGCGAGCAGTATCGTTCTCTTCAGCGCATCTGCCTCACGTGTTAATGATCTGAAGCTGCGCGACAGTGGTGCCGTGCGAAGCGGCGATGCCCGATAAGGTGTCGCCGCGCTGAACGGTGTAGGTCGCAACGTTGGAGGCCCCCCGGCGCAGGACCGGCGCCGGGGGCGGCAGGGTGTTCCTGAGGGGAATTGGGCTGGCAGCGGGAATGACGTTCACGGCTGGGGCGGGAGGACGAGGTTGCGGCGCGGCGAGCGCAACGCAGAGGGTAAAGGGAAGCAGACTGCCCAGCCGACGGTGTAGTCGTCGCTCGGGTTGTAGCCCTATTGTCAATTTGAGCCTTCAACCAGACAGACCCTACGCCTGGGGCGCGTAGCCGAGCAGAGCCTTGACCTCCAGAAATTCGCTGAAGGCAAAGTCTCCCCATTCGCGCCCATTGCCGCTCATCTTGTAGCCCCCGAACGGCGCCATCAGATCAAACGCGCCGTTGAGCACCACCTGTCCGGCACGCAGTTTGGCCCCAACCTTGCGGACTTCCATGAGGTCGGCGCCGCTGACATAGGCCGAGAGGCCGTACTCGGTGTCGTTGCCAATCTCGACGGCCTGCTCGACCGAGTCATAGCCGAGAATCACGAGGACCGGCCCGAAGATTTCCTCGCGGGCAATGGTCATGTCATTGGTCACGTTCGCGAAGACGGTAGGCCTGACGTAG contains the following coding sequences:
- a CDS encoding cold-shock protein; amino-acid sequence: MPAGKVKWFNAEKGFGFIETPGGPDVFAHFSAISGSGFKKLNEGDEVEFELEEGQRGKGPQAKNIVVTRAAPAAAYGDRPQRRDDRW
- a CDS encoding LysM peptidoglycan-binding domain-containing protein, with the translated sequence MNVIPAASPIPLRNTLPPPAPVLRRGASNVATYTVQRGDTLSGIAASHGTTVAQLQIINT